From a single Kitasatospora azatica KCTC 9699 genomic region:
- a CDS encoding MarR family winged helix-turn-helix transcriptional regulator: protein MGVDEEQAAQEAVFRAVEREVAVMFRRGRARSAEMSRLVHPQLEGMAYSLLAHLYDAGEVRVTEVGTHFGVGKATISRQIKALEELDLVARQPDPLDGRASLVSLTEDGARRYRRAHEARLASFRELLGAWEADDLAQFARLLARFNEAAQTLYRHPELAD from the coding sequence GTGGGCGTGGACGAGGAGCAGGCGGCGCAGGAGGCTGTCTTCCGTGCGGTGGAGCGCGAGGTCGCGGTGATGTTCCGGCGCGGCCGGGCCCGCTCGGCCGAGATGTCCCGCCTGGTGCACCCGCAGCTGGAGGGGATGGCCTACAGCCTGCTGGCCCACCTCTACGACGCCGGCGAGGTCCGGGTGACCGAGGTCGGCACTCACTTCGGGGTGGGCAAGGCGACCATCAGCCGGCAGATCAAGGCGCTGGAGGAGCTCGACCTGGTGGCCCGGCAGCCGGACCCGCTGGACGGGCGGGCCTCGCTGGTCTCGCTCACCGAGGACGGCGCCCGGCGCTACCGCAGGGCGCACGAGGCGCGGCTGGCCTCGTTCCGCGAGCTGCTCGGCGCCTGGGAGGCGGACGACCTGGCCCAGTTCGCCCGGCTGCTGGCCCGGTTCAACGAGGCGGCCCAGACCCTCTACCGGCACCCGGAGCTTGCCGACTGA
- a CDS encoding C40 family peptidase has protein sequence MRRDQMIGSQPWLRAALRCGAVLAMAALALPVAATAAFAAPAPSPAPSSSAPAVPGTDPAADPLAAAKATLGPLLDKIHLLYQNAESATEQYNATAQRLTAQQGDLAAVNTRLDQQQKLVDSGVDVAAELAAAQYRNGNLSAYGQLLATDDPYQAVHLAELLAAAGRSQAAFIAQLKTEQAQLEQLKAQSTAALADAKALLAQQDQNKAEIARQLTTVEQLVSGLTGAQRNDLELLEKKQADDAQVTFLASGALGQGERTPSAAGRQAVAYALAQLGKPYVWGAAGQDAFDCSGLTSQAWLHAGKEIPRTSQDQWAALQHIPLNQLRPGDLVAYYQGATHIALYIGGGLVVQAPHTGAVVRVSPIGIAPILGAVRPDPEANADDQGGAWKVPDVLQNAQTLTPIAPSLATVPGLPTVPPLPALLPVLPVVPPAPTAVPAPSAPASSSSSGQPSPGSPSPSASASGSASASASPQPTTSGSASASGSGSATPSGSGSPSGSASPSGTASGSPSGTDSPSAAASGTSPSATPSN, from the coding sequence GTGCGACGTGACCAGATGATCGGCAGCCAGCCCTGGCTCCGGGCCGCCCTGCGCTGCGGCGCCGTGCTGGCGATGGCCGCGCTGGCGCTGCCGGTGGCCGCCACCGCCGCCTTCGCCGCTCCGGCACCCTCGCCCGCGCCCTCCAGCAGCGCCCCGGCGGTGCCCGGCACCGACCCCGCGGCCGACCCGCTGGCCGCCGCCAAGGCCACCCTCGGGCCGCTGCTCGACAAGATCCACCTGCTCTACCAGAACGCCGAGTCGGCGACCGAGCAGTACAACGCCACCGCCCAGCGCCTGACCGCCCAGCAGGGTGACCTGGCCGCCGTCAACACCCGGCTCGACCAGCAGCAGAAGCTGGTGGACTCCGGAGTCGACGTGGCCGCCGAACTCGCCGCCGCCCAGTACCGCAACGGCAACCTCTCCGCCTACGGCCAGCTGCTCGCCACCGACGACCCCTACCAGGCCGTCCACCTCGCCGAACTGCTCGCCGCCGCCGGCCGCTCGCAGGCCGCCTTCATCGCCCAACTCAAGACCGAGCAGGCGCAGCTGGAGCAGCTGAAGGCGCAGTCCACCGCCGCACTGGCGGACGCCAAGGCGCTGCTGGCCCAGCAGGACCAGAACAAGGCCGAGATCGCCCGCCAGCTGACCACCGTCGAGCAACTGGTCTCGGGGCTGACCGGCGCGCAGCGCAACGACCTCGAGCTGCTGGAGAAGAAGCAGGCGGACGACGCCCAGGTGACCTTCCTGGCCTCCGGGGCGCTCGGACAGGGCGAGCGGACCCCGTCGGCGGCCGGCCGGCAGGCGGTGGCCTACGCGCTGGCACAGCTCGGCAAGCCGTACGTCTGGGGGGCCGCCGGGCAGGACGCCTTCGACTGCTCCGGGCTCACCTCGCAGGCCTGGCTGCACGCCGGCAAGGAGATCCCGCGCACCAGCCAGGACCAGTGGGCCGCCCTGCAGCACATCCCGCTGAACCAGCTGCGGCCCGGCGACCTGGTGGCCTACTACCAGGGGGCCACCCACATCGCGCTCTACATCGGCGGCGGGCTGGTCGTGCAGGCCCCGCACACCGGTGCGGTGGTGCGGGTCTCGCCGATCGGGATCGCGCCGATCCTGGGCGCGGTGCGACCGGACCCGGAGGCCAACGCCGACGATCAGGGCGGCGCCTGGAAGGTGCCGGACGTGCTGCAGAACGCGCAGACGCTGACGCCGATAGCGCCCTCGCTGGCCACCGTGCCGGGACTGCCGACCGTGCCGCCGCTGCCCGCGCTGCTGCCGGTGCTCCCGGTGGTGCCGCCGGCGCCGACGGCGGTGCCCGCGCCGTCCGCTCCGGCCTCCTCGTCCTCCTCGGGTCAGCCGAGCCCGGGCTCGCCGAGCCCCAGTGCCTCCGCCTCGGGGAGCGCGAGTGCGTCCGCCTCGCCGCAGCCGACCACGAGCGGCAGCGCCTCGGCCTCCGGATCGGGCTCCGCGACGCCGTCCGGGTCCGGTTCGCCGTCCGGCTCGGCTTCGCCGTCGGGGACGGCCTCCGGCAGCCCGTCGGGGACGGACTCTCCCTCGGCCGCCGCCTCCGGGACCTCGCCCTCGGCCACGCCGTCGAACTGA
- a CDS encoding FdhF/YdeP family oxidoreductase, translating to MAKQAPQSDPAQDAPAVGAPQHAAAGLPAVGHSLRMAGEQMGARRALSTLLKVNQHGGFDCPGCAWPEPDKPHTAEFCENGAKAVAEEATERRITAEFFAAHPVSELAERSGYWLGQQGRLTEPMLLAEGADHYVPVGWDEAFAIIAEELKALETPDGAAFYTSGRTSNEAAFAYQLFARRLGTNNLPDCSNMCHESSGSALVETLGVGKGSVSLKDLYQADLIIVAGQNPGTNHPRMLSALERAKRAGATIVSVNPLPEAGLERFKNPQNARGLVGHGTKLTDLFLQIRLGGDLALFRALNQLILQADGVDHEFVAEHCHGFAEFAAEAKLTDRQEVLAATGLPWEQIEELASMVLRSQKVIVCWAMGLTQHKHAVPTIREVVNFLLLRGNVGKPGAGVCPVRGHSNVQGDRTMGIFERPSTAFLDALEREFDFRPPRHHGFDSVETIRAMRDGRVKVFFAMGGNFVAATPDTEVTEAAMRRCRLTVHVSTKLNRSHVVTGARALIMPTLGRTDRDRTGKGDQFVTVEDSMGMVHSSQGRLRPPAPGLLSETAIVCRLARATLGPADATPWEDFAVDYDSVRDRIARVVPGFADFNARVRTPGGFALPHGPRDSRTFPTATGKANFTVNPQTAPEVPAGRLLLQTLRSHDQYNTTIYGLDDRYRGITGGRRVVLVNPADLAELRLTEGDYVDLVSEWHDGTERRAPHFKLVGYPVARGGAAAYYPETNVLIPLDSTADISNTPTSKAVVIRFEPDSGQ from the coding sequence ATGGCCAAGCAGGCCCCGCAGAGCGACCCGGCACAGGACGCCCCGGCGGTAGGCGCCCCGCAGCACGCGGCGGCCGGGCTGCCCGCCGTCGGCCACAGCCTGCGGATGGCCGGCGAGCAGATGGGCGCCCGCCGGGCGCTGTCCACCCTGCTCAAGGTCAACCAGCACGGCGGCTTCGACTGCCCGGGCTGCGCCTGGCCCGAGCCGGACAAGCCGCACACCGCCGAGTTCTGCGAGAACGGCGCCAAGGCGGTGGCCGAGGAGGCCACCGAGCGTCGGATCACCGCCGAGTTCTTCGCCGCCCACCCGGTCAGCGAGCTGGCCGAGCGCTCCGGCTACTGGCTGGGCCAGCAGGGTCGGCTGACCGAGCCGATGCTGCTGGCCGAGGGCGCCGACCACTATGTGCCGGTCGGCTGGGACGAGGCCTTCGCGATCATCGCCGAGGAGCTCAAGGCACTGGAGACCCCGGACGGCGCCGCCTTCTACACCTCCGGCCGGACCAGCAACGAGGCCGCCTTCGCCTACCAGCTGTTCGCCCGCCGGCTCGGCACCAACAACCTGCCGGACTGCTCCAACATGTGCCACGAGTCCTCCGGCTCGGCGCTGGTGGAGACCCTCGGGGTGGGCAAGGGCAGCGTCAGCCTCAAGGACCTCTACCAGGCCGACCTGATCATCGTGGCCGGCCAGAACCCGGGCACCAACCACCCGCGGATGCTCTCCGCGCTGGAGCGGGCCAAGCGGGCGGGCGCCACCATCGTCAGCGTCAACCCGCTGCCGGAGGCCGGGCTCGAGCGGTTCAAGAACCCGCAGAACGCCCGCGGCCTGGTCGGCCACGGCACCAAGCTGACCGACCTGTTCCTGCAGATCCGGCTCGGCGGCGACCTGGCCCTGTTCCGCGCGCTCAACCAGCTGATCCTGCAGGCGGACGGCGTCGACCACGAGTTCGTCGCCGAACACTGCCACGGCTTCGCCGAGTTCGCCGCCGAGGCCAAGCTGACGGACCGTCAGGAGGTGCTGGCCGCCACTGGACTGCCCTGGGAGCAGATCGAGGAGCTGGCCTCGATGGTGCTGCGCTCGCAGAAGGTGATCGTCTGCTGGGCGATGGGCCTGACCCAGCACAAGCACGCCGTGCCGACCATCCGCGAGGTGGTCAACTTCCTGCTGCTGCGCGGCAATGTCGGCAAGCCGGGGGCCGGGGTCTGCCCGGTGCGCGGGCACAGCAATGTGCAGGGCGACCGGACCATGGGCATCTTCGAGCGGCCGAGCACCGCCTTCCTGGACGCGCTGGAGCGGGAGTTCGACTTCCGGCCGCCGCGCCACCACGGCTTCGACTCGGTGGAGACCATCCGGGCGATGCGCGACGGGCGGGTCAAGGTCTTCTTCGCGATGGGCGGCAACTTCGTCGCGGCCACCCCCGACACCGAGGTGACCGAGGCCGCGATGCGCCGCTGCCGGCTCACCGTGCACGTCTCCACCAAGCTCAACCGCTCGCACGTGGTGACCGGCGCCCGCGCGCTGATCATGCCCACCCTGGGCCGCACCGACCGCGACCGCACCGGAAAGGGCGACCAGTTCGTCACCGTCGAGGACTCGATGGGCATGGTGCACTCCTCGCAGGGCCGACTGCGCCCGCCGGCCCCCGGGCTGCTCTCCGAGACGGCGATCGTCTGCCGGCTGGCCCGCGCCACCCTGGGCCCGGCCGACGCCACCCCGTGGGAGGACTTCGCGGTGGACTACGACTCGGTCCGCGACCGGATCGCCCGCGTGGTGCCCGGCTTCGCCGACTTCAACGCCCGGGTGCGCACCCCCGGCGGCTTCGCGCTGCCGCACGGCCCGCGGGACAGCCGGACCTTCCCGACCGCCACCGGCAAGGCCAACTTCACCGTCAACCCGCAGACCGCCCCCGAGGTCCCGGCCGGCCGCCTGCTGCTGCAGACATTGCGCTCGCACGACCAGTACAACACCACCATCTACGGCCTCGACGACCGCTACCGGGGCATCACCGGCGGCCGCCGGGTGGTGCTGGTCAACCCGGCGGACCTGGCCGAGCTGCGGCTGACCGAGGGCGACTACGTCGACCTGGTCAGCGAGTGGCACGACGGCACCGAGCGCCGCGCCCCGCACTTCAAGCTGGTCGGCTACCCGGTGGCCCGGGGTGGGGCGGCGGCCTACTACCCGGAGACCAACGTGCTGATCCCGCTGGACTCCACGGCGGACATCAGCAACACCCCGACCTCGAAGGCCGTGGTGATCCGCTTCGAACCGGACTCCGGCCAGTAG
- a CDS encoding FAD/NAD(P)-binding protein: MTRPATRPTTRPANRTVTGPATTSLAIVGAGPRGTGLLERIAANTEELLSPEQELLIHLIDPYPPGGGRIWRHEQSPLLRMNSMAADVTMFTDERSVLDGPVRPGPSLAEWAADQRAHPPYRPVTDPVTAAELAALTPTDFPTRRAQSAYLDWVLRRAVAELPQRVTLTVHRDTASALDGPPDGPQRVTLSCGTILTVDQIVLTLGHLGSVPDRQHAATAAFAARHGRYYLPPSFSTEADLSGVAPGERLILRGFGLAFVDLTTLLTEGRGGRFEDRPDGSKVYHPSGREPVIHVGSRRGVPYHSKTGYALQGPPAPLPRFFGPAAVDALLARPGRLELRRDVWPLMAKEIGFGYYHELFHAHPERTALPWEQFLADYDRLDWYHPETAALVARAVPAEADRLDFERLDHPLAGLRLTDPEQLQRHLRDYIRADADRRADPAFSADLGAFLALLSLYGQLPRLLAAGRLTARSTARELDGWWQGFFSFLASGPPGFRLRELLALAEAGVVRFLGADLRVGTDEATGSFVAESPSLPGHRTVATALIEAYLPRHALERTEDRLLAGLLRSGELAEEVLADPEHTHRSGLLTTTPAEGRLIDPSLDPDLDRGLDPSLDPGLEPGGTGHPRRLALGPHTNGRAFAAFARPRTNAPAFRQNDAAARALLTALASSEKMEVGLTTARP, from the coding sequence CGCACGGTGACCGGCCCGGCGACCACCTCACTCGCGATCGTCGGGGCCGGCCCGCGCGGCACCGGCCTGCTCGAGCGGATCGCCGCCAATACCGAAGAACTCCTCTCCCCCGAGCAGGAGTTGCTCATCCACCTGATCGACCCGTACCCGCCCGGCGGCGGCCGGATCTGGCGCCACGAACAGTCGCCGCTGCTGCGGATGAACTCGATGGCCGCGGACGTCACCATGTTCACCGACGAGCGCTCGGTCCTGGACGGCCCGGTCCGCCCGGGCCCCTCGCTCGCCGAGTGGGCCGCCGACCAGCGCGCCCACCCGCCGTACCGGCCGGTCACCGACCCGGTCACCGCCGCCGAACTGGCCGCCCTGACGCCCACCGACTTCCCCACCCGGCGGGCCCAGAGCGCCTACCTGGACTGGGTGCTGCGCCGCGCGGTGGCCGAACTGCCGCAACGGGTCACGCTCACCGTGCACCGGGACACCGCCTCGGCCCTGGACGGCCCGCCCGACGGACCGCAGCGGGTCACCCTGTCCTGCGGCACGATCCTGACGGTCGATCAGATCGTGCTGACGCTCGGCCACCTGGGCTCCGTGCCGGACCGACAGCACGCCGCCACCGCCGCGTTCGCCGCCCGGCACGGCCGCTACTATCTGCCGCCGTCCTTCTCCACCGAGGCCGACCTGAGCGGCGTCGCCCCCGGCGAGCGGCTGATCCTGCGCGGCTTCGGGCTGGCCTTCGTGGACCTGACGACGCTGCTCACCGAGGGCCGCGGCGGCCGCTTCGAGGACCGTCCGGACGGTTCCAAGGTCTACCACCCCTCCGGTCGCGAGCCGGTGATCCATGTCGGTTCGCGGCGCGGTGTGCCGTACCACTCCAAGACCGGCTACGCCCTGCAGGGCCCGCCCGCTCCGCTGCCCCGCTTCTTCGGTCCGGCCGCGGTCGACGCCCTGCTGGCCCGCCCGGGGCGGCTCGAACTACGCAGGGACGTCTGGCCGTTGATGGCCAAGGAGATCGGCTTCGGCTACTACCACGAGCTCTTCCACGCCCACCCCGAGCGGACCGCCCTGCCCTGGGAGCAGTTCCTCGCCGACTACGACCGGCTCGACTGGTACCACCCCGAGACCGCCGCCCTGGTCGCCCGCGCGGTGCCCGCCGAGGCCGACCGGCTGGACTTCGAGCGCCTCGACCACCCGCTGGCCGGCCTGCGCTTGACCGACCCCGAACAGCTCCAGCGGCACCTGCGCGACTACATCCGCGCCGACGCCGACCGCCGCGCCGACCCGGCCTTCAGTGCGGATCTCGGGGCCTTCCTCGCCCTGCTCTCGCTCTACGGGCAACTCCCGCGGCTGCTCGCCGCCGGGCGCCTGACGGCCCGCTCCACCGCCCGGGAGCTGGACGGCTGGTGGCAGGGCTTCTTCAGCTTCCTCGCCTCCGGGCCGCCGGGCTTTCGACTGCGCGAGCTGCTCGCCCTCGCCGAGGCCGGGGTGGTCCGTTTCCTCGGCGCCGACCTGCGGGTCGGCACCGACGAGGCCACCGGGAGCTTCGTCGCCGAGAGCCCGAGCCTGCCCGGTCACCGCACGGTCGCCACCGCGCTGATCGAGGCCTACCTGCCGCGGCACGCCCTGGAGCGCACCGAGGACCGGCTGCTGGCCGGCCTGCTGCGGTCGGGCGAGCTGGCCGAGGAGGTGCTGGCCGACCCGGAGCACACCCACCGCTCCGGCCTGCTGACCACCACCCCGGCCGAGGGCCGGTTGATCGACCCCAGCCTCGACCCCGACCTCGATCGCGGCCTCGACCCCAGCCTCGATCCCGGTCTCGAGCCCGGCGGCACCGGCCACCCCCGCCGGCTCGCCCTCGGCCCGCACACCAACGGCCGCGCCTTCGCCGCCTTCGCCCGCCCCCGCACCAACGCCCCGGCCTTCCGGCAGAACGACGCCGCCGCCCGCGCGCTGCTCACCGCACTGGCGAGCAGTGAAAAGATGGAGGTCGGGCTGACGACGGCGCGGCCCTGA
- a CDS encoding inorganic phosphate transporter, which produces MEHITFLVAVVIVTALAFDFTNGFHDTANAMATSIATGALRPKVAVTIAAILNFAGAFLSVKVAGTISGGIVNEKAGIHPSVIFAALAGAILWNLLTWLRGLPSSSSHALYGGLIGATVVGVGLHGVNFSVVVSKILIPAVASPIVAGLAAWGATKAAYLITRKAGEKTSTKGFKVGQMFSASLVSLAHGTNDAQKTMGIITLTLVSAGALPKHSLPPTWVIVSAGLAIAIGTYMGGWRIIRSMGKGLTDVQAPQGFAAETATTAVILTSSHMGYGLSTTQVVSGGIMGAGLGGPKAQVHWSMARRMVYTWGLTLPAAATVAGAAAFVADRGTWGVLLVGAALVLGSGSMWLISRRQPVTAGNVNEVTPVDVTPTASATAPSAVTTTVAA; this is translated from the coding sequence ATGGAACACATCACGTTCCTGGTGGCGGTGGTGATCGTCACGGCGCTCGCCTTCGACTTCACCAACGGCTTCCACGACACCGCCAACGCGATGGCCACCTCCATCGCCACCGGCGCACTGCGGCCCAAGGTCGCCGTCACCATCGCCGCGATCCTCAACTTCGCGGGTGCCTTCCTGTCCGTGAAGGTGGCCGGGACCATCTCCGGCGGCATCGTCAACGAGAAGGCGGGCATCCACCCCTCGGTGATCTTCGCCGCGCTGGCCGGCGCGATCCTGTGGAACCTGCTGACCTGGCTGCGCGGCCTGCCGTCCAGCTCCTCGCACGCGCTGTACGGCGGCCTGATCGGCGCCACCGTGGTCGGGGTCGGACTGCACGGGGTGAACTTCAGCGTCGTGGTCAGCAAGATCCTGATCCCGGCCGTGGCCTCCCCGATCGTGGCCGGCCTGGCCGCCTGGGGCGCCACCAAGGCCGCCTACCTGATCACCCGCAAGGCCGGTGAGAAGACCAGCACCAAGGGCTTCAAGGTCGGCCAGATGTTCTCCGCCTCGCTGGTCTCGCTGGCGCACGGCACCAACGACGCGCAGAAGACCATGGGCATCATCACCCTGACCCTGGTCTCGGCCGGCGCGCTGCCCAAGCACTCGCTGCCCCCCACCTGGGTGATCGTCAGCGCCGGCCTGGCCATCGCGATCGGCACCTACATGGGCGGCTGGCGGATCATCCGCAGCATGGGCAAGGGCCTGACCGACGTTCAGGCGCCGCAGGGCTTCGCCGCCGAGACGGCCACCACCGCGGTCATCCTGACCTCCTCGCACATGGGCTACGGCCTGTCCACCACCCAGGTGGTCTCCGGCGGCATCATGGGCGCCGGCCTGGGCGGCCCGAAGGCCCAGGTGCACTGGAGCATGGCCCGCCGGATGGTCTACACCTGGGGCCTGACCCTGCCCGCCGCCGCCACCGTGGCCGGCGCGGCCGCCTTCGTCGCGGACCGCGGCACCTGGGGCGTGCTGCTGGTCGGTGCCGCGCTGGTGCTCGGCTCGGGCTCCATGTGGCTGATCTCGCGCCGCCAGCCGGTGACCGCCGGCAACGTCAACGAGGTCACCCCGGTGGACGTGACGCCGACCGCGTCCGCCACCGCACCGTCCGCCGTCACCACCACCGTCGCTGCCTGA
- a CDS encoding MFS transporter produces MTHREILEALSGLLLGLFVAVLSSTIVSNALPTILRDLHGGESAYTWVITAALLSLTASTPIWGKLSDLVSKKLLMQVALVIYIVSSTLAGLSQNTSELIGCRVLQGIGAGGVVALGQICLAAMVPPRERGRYSGYFGAVFALATIGGPLIGGVIVDTPWLGWRWCFYVGIPFSLVAIVVLQRTLHLPVVRRKARIDYLGALLIAGAVSLLMIWVTLAGKNYPWASWQTAAMVGGGLLLAALFVLTECRAAEPIIPLTLFRHRTVSLAAAASALVGIGMYGATTFLSQYFQLAREKTPTMAGIMTLPMILGLAASSAAAGRLITKHGKWKRYLVAGTFLLALGFLLLGTARADTPYGLLSLYMLATGVGLGLTSQNLVLAVQNTVPVKELGTASSAVTFFRTMGGAMGVSALGALLGTKVTHYLTQNLAAAHLPAAGGAPGGGELPDLHRLPAPLVPLVTDAFGHGIGTVFLVAAPFALLAFLLVLGIREVPLRTRESG; encoded by the coding sequence ATGACGCACCGGGAGATCCTCGAAGCGCTCTCCGGCCTGCTGCTCGGCCTCTTCGTGGCGGTCCTCTCCTCGACCATCGTCTCCAACGCGCTGCCGACCATCCTGCGCGACCTGCACGGCGGCGAGTCCGCCTACACCTGGGTGATCACCGCTGCCCTGCTCAGCCTCACCGCCTCCACCCCGATCTGGGGCAAGCTCTCCGACCTGGTCAGCAAGAAACTGCTGATGCAGGTGGCACTGGTGATCTACATCGTCTCCTCGACGCTGGCCGGCCTCTCGCAGAACACCAGCGAGCTGATCGGCTGCCGGGTGCTGCAGGGCATCGGCGCCGGCGGCGTGGTCGCGCTCGGCCAGATCTGCCTGGCGGCCATGGTCCCGCCGCGCGAACGCGGCCGCTACAGCGGCTACTTCGGCGCCGTCTTCGCACTGGCCACGATCGGTGGGCCGCTGATCGGCGGCGTCATCGTGGACACCCCCTGGCTCGGCTGGCGCTGGTGCTTCTACGTCGGCATCCCGTTCTCGCTGGTCGCCATCGTGGTGCTGCAGCGCACCCTGCACCTGCCGGTGGTCCGGCGGAAGGCCAGGATCGACTACCTCGGCGCGCTGCTGATCGCCGGCGCGGTCAGCCTGCTGATGATCTGGGTGACGCTGGCCGGCAAGAACTACCCCTGGGCCTCCTGGCAGACCGCGGCGATGGTCGGCGGCGGGCTGCTGCTGGCCGCGCTCTTCGTGCTGACCGAGTGTCGGGCCGCCGAGCCGATCATCCCGCTCACCCTGTTCCGGCACCGCACGGTGAGCCTGGCCGCCGCGGCCAGCGCGCTGGTCGGGATCGGGATGTACGGCGCGACCACCTTCCTGAGCCAGTACTTCCAGCTGGCCAGGGAGAAGACCCCCACCATGGCCGGCATCATGACGCTGCCGATGATCCTGGGCCTGGCCGCCTCCTCCGCGGCGGCCGGCCGACTGATCACCAAGCACGGCAAGTGGAAGCGCTACCTGGTGGCCGGCACCTTCCTGCTCGCCCTCGGCTTCCTGCTGCTCGGCACCGCCCGGGCCGACACCCCGTACGGACTGCTCTCGCTCTACATGCTCGCCACCGGCGTGGGCCTCGGCCTGACCTCGCAGAACCTGGTGCTGGCGGTGCAGAACACCGTCCCGGTCAAGGAACTGGGCACGGCCAGTTCGGCGGTCACCTTCTTCCGCACCATGGGCGGGGCGATGGGTGTCTCCGCGCTCGGCGCGCTGCTCGGCACCAAGGTCACCCACTACCTGACCCAGAACCTGGCGGCCGCGCACCTGCCCGCAGCCGGCGGTGCGCCGGGCGGCGGCGAGCTGCCCGACCTGCACCGGCTGCCCGCGCCGCTGGTGCCGCTGGTCACCGACGCCTTCGGGCACGGGATCGGCACCGTCTTCCTGGTCGCGGCGCCGTTCGCGCTGCTGGCCTTCCTGCTGGTGCTGGGCATCCGCGAGGTGCCGCTGCGCACCCGCGAGAGCGGCTGA
- a CDS encoding GtrA family protein, with amino-acid sequence MPSPTQKALAKVPGPLRPFLVQHRSLVKFLLVGGTCFVLTLVINYGLKLTVCGSKPVVALTIATAVATVVSYLLNRAWSFRSEGSHKEAIPFIVVSAIAVGVNDLPLLASRYVFNLREPNVTHFTQEVADFMSGMILGTLVAMAFRYWAMKKFVFTTTKASGETADEQAEPPARVG; translated from the coding sequence ATGCCGTCGCCTACACAGAAAGCCCTGGCCAAGGTGCCTGGGCCGCTGCGTCCGTTCCTGGTGCAGCACCGCAGTCTGGTGAAGTTCCTGCTGGTGGGTGGCACGTGCTTCGTGCTGACGCTGGTGATCAACTACGGGCTGAAGCTCACCGTCTGCGGATCCAAGCCGGTGGTCGCGCTGACCATCGCGACGGCCGTGGCCACCGTGGTCTCCTACCTGCTCAACCGGGCGTGGTCGTTCCGCTCCGAGGGCAGCCACAAGGAGGCCATCCCGTTCATCGTGGTCAGCGCGATCGCGGTGGGTGTGAACGACCTGCCGCTGCTGGCCAGCCGGTACGTGTTCAACCTGCGCGAGCCGAATGTGACGCACTTCACGCAGGAAGTCGCCGACTTCATGAGCGGCATGATCCTCGGCACGCTGGTGGCGATGGCGTTCCGCTACTGGGCGATGAAGAAGTTCGTCTTCACCACCACCAAGGCGAGCGGCGAGACCGCCGACGAGCAGGCCGAGCCGCCGGCGCGGGTGGGCTGA